One region of Glutamicibacter sp. B1 genomic DNA includes:
- a CDS encoding PTS fructose transporter subunit IIABC, with the protein MSELITPQLVLLDADLGNSTGEVIEKLASLVAEQGRATDASALAADGKAREAKTATGVPGGIAIPHCRSTAVTEPTLAMARLNPKVNFGAKDGEADLVFFIAAPDGADQAHLKLLSKLARALVKKSFTGALREAKSENEIVELVREVVADKPAAPAAAPAAAAAPAAATSEASPAAANGPKKKSIVAVTACPTGIAHTYMAADSLAQTAEEMGVEFAVETQGSSGSTPLDPAVIEAADAVIFAVDVDVRDRGRFAGKPVIQVPVKRGIDEPEKLINDAIAASEDPQARRVPAGAAASTEENKDNESFGAGLKRALLTGVSYMIPFVAGGGLLIALGFLLGGYSITNVADDLLGANTLFNLPGADVMSQLDTPFGPVGAYLGAVAFKIGSLSMGFLVPALAGYIAYAYADRPGIAPGFTAGAVAGFMGAGFIGGIVGGLIAGLACRWIGSWNVPRWMRGLMPVVITPLLGSIIASGLMFLFLGGPIAKLTEALNSWLSGMSGAAAAVLGLILGLMMAVDLGGPVNKVAYSFAVAGLGTASLADNPAPMMIMAAVMAAGMVPPLALALATTVASKLFTEAERENGKAAWLLGAAFISEGAIPFAAADPLRVIPASMVGAGVTGSLIMSFHVISQAPHGGIFVFFAMNNTWPLFLLATLIGTVISAVLVVILKKFVRKAPVGAAEPAKVAA; encoded by the coding sequence ATGAGTGAACTAATCACCCCACAGCTCGTGCTGCTCGATGCCGATCTGGGCAACAGCACGGGCGAAGTCATCGAGAAGCTAGCTTCGCTGGTGGCCGAACAGGGCCGTGCCACCGATGCCAGTGCGCTGGCCGCCGACGGTAAGGCCCGTGAAGCCAAGACCGCCACCGGCGTTCCTGGCGGCATTGCCATCCCGCACTGCCGTTCAACCGCGGTGACCGAACCAACCTTGGCGATGGCCCGACTGAACCCCAAGGTGAACTTCGGTGCCAAAGACGGCGAAGCTGACCTGGTCTTCTTCATCGCTGCCCCAGATGGTGCCGACCAGGCTCACCTGAAGCTGCTCTCCAAGCTGGCTCGTGCCCTGGTGAAGAAGTCCTTCACCGGTGCCTTGCGTGAAGCCAAGAGCGAGAACGAAATCGTGGAACTGGTACGCGAGGTAGTGGCCGACAAGCCAGCTGCTCCTGCGGCTGCACCGGCCGCCGCTGCTGCCCCAGCTGCCGCAACCTCCGAGGCATCACCAGCTGCTGCCAACGGCCCCAAAAAGAAGTCCATCGTTGCGGTGACCGCATGCCCTACCGGTATCGCCCACACCTACATGGCTGCCGACTCGCTGGCGCAGACCGCCGAAGAAATGGGCGTCGAGTTCGCCGTAGAAACCCAGGGTTCCTCGGGCTCCACCCCACTGGACCCAGCGGTCATTGAAGCTGCTGACGCGGTGATCTTCGCGGTGGACGTAGACGTGCGCGACCGCGGCCGCTTCGCCGGCAAGCCGGTCATCCAGGTTCCGGTCAAGCGCGGCATCGATGAGCCGGAAAAGCTGATCAACGACGCCATCGCCGCCTCCGAGGATCCGCAGGCACGCCGCGTTCCTGCAGGCGCCGCGGCAAGCACCGAAGAGAACAAGGACAACGAATCCTTCGGCGCCGGGCTGAAGCGCGCGCTGCTCACCGGCGTCTCCTACATGATTCCGTTTGTTGCCGGCGGCGGTCTGCTGATCGCACTGGGCTTCTTGCTCGGCGGTTACTCGATCACCAACGTGGCCGATGACTTGCTCGGTGCCAACACCCTATTCAACCTGCCCGGTGCCGACGTCATGTCGCAGCTGGACACACCTTTTGGCCCAGTCGGCGCCTACCTCGGCGCGGTAGCCTTCAAGATCGGTAGCCTTTCCATGGGCTTCCTGGTCCCGGCCCTGGCAGGCTACATCGCCTACGCTTACGCTGACCGTCCGGGCATCGCCCCAGGCTTCACCGCGGGTGCGGTGGCAGGCTTCATGGGCGCCGGCTTCATCGGCGGCATCGTCGGCGGTTTGATCGCCGGCCTGGCCTGCCGCTGGATCGGCTCCTGGAATGTCCCGCGCTGGATGCGCGGGTTGATGCCGGTAGTCATCACCCCGCTGCTGGGCTCGATTATCGCCTCGGGTTTGATGTTCCTGTTCCTCGGCGGACCGATCGCCAAGCTCACCGAAGCGCTGAACAGCTGGCTCTCGGGCATGTCCGGTGCCGCCGCAGCAGTGCTCGGCCTGATCCTTGGCCTGATGATGGCCGTCGACCTCGGTGGACCGGTGAACAAGGTGGCCTACTCCTTCGCGGTGGCAGGACTGGGTACCGCCTCGCTGGCAGATAACCCGGCACCGATGATGATCATGGCTGCCGTCATGGCCGCCGGCATGGTTCCGCCACTGGCTCTGGCCCTAGCCACCACCGTCGCTTCCAAGCTGTTCACCGAAGCCGAACGCGAAAACGGGAAGGCCGCCTGGCTGCTGGGTGCCGCTTTCATCTCCGAAGGCGCCATTCCATTCGCCGCAGCTGACCCGCTGCGCGTGATCCCGGCTTCCATGGTAGGCGCCGGCGTCACCGGTTCGCTGATCATGAGCTTCCACGTGATCAGCCAGGCCCCACACGGTGGCATCTTCGTCTTCTTCGCGATGAACAACACCTGGCCGCTGTTCCTCTTGGCTACCTTGATTGGTACGGTGATCTCGGCAGTGTTGGTCGTGATCCTGAAGAAGTTTGTACGTAAGGCTCCGGTTGGAGCCGCTGAACCGGCAAAGGTCGCAGCATGA
- a CDS encoding 1-phosphofructokinase family hexose kinase → MIVTLTVNPALDKTIELSEPLSHGAVQRAAASHVQAAGKGVNVSRAIAAAGVPTLAVLPGASTDPLVTSLSNDQLAHRCLSISEPLRTNITLTDPDGTTTKINEPGPTLNADQLAELSELVSDAAAGAHWLVLAGSLPPGVPADYYAQLTAKLRSDLGEKCPKIAVDTSGAPLIELFAHSQSHVPDLIKPNAEELAELVGGYDEDALEGSVQLASDCAQQLLAKGIGTVLATLGAKGALLVAEEGIWHGSHTPITPRSTVGAGDSSLAGYLLADVAGASAPERLKNAVAYGAAATQLPGSTIPTESDLTVDAVTVEKITSTQGTES, encoded by the coding sequence ATGATTGTGACCCTGACAGTCAACCCGGCACTGGATAAAACCATTGAGCTCAGTGAGCCTCTGTCCCACGGCGCAGTACAGCGCGCCGCCGCCAGCCACGTGCAGGCAGCAGGCAAGGGCGTGAACGTCTCACGCGCCATCGCCGCCGCCGGCGTACCAACCCTGGCCGTACTGCCCGGTGCCAGCACCGACCCGCTGGTCACCTCGCTGAGCAACGATCAGTTGGCCCACCGCTGCCTCTCGATCAGCGAGCCACTGCGCACCAACATCACCCTGACCGATCCTGATGGCACGACCACCAAGATCAACGAACCAGGCCCCACCCTGAACGCCGACCAACTGGCAGAGCTCAGTGAGCTCGTATCAGATGCGGCAGCCGGTGCCCACTGGCTGGTGCTGGCCGGATCACTGCCACCGGGCGTGCCAGCGGATTACTACGCACAGCTGACCGCAAAGCTTCGCAGTGATCTGGGCGAGAAGTGCCCAAAGATCGCGGTCGACACCTCCGGTGCTCCGCTGATCGAGCTCTTCGCCCACTCCCAGAGCCACGTGCCCGACCTGATCAAGCCCAATGCCGAAGAATTGGCGGAATTGGTCGGCGGTTACGACGAAGACGCGCTGGAAGGTTCGGTTCAGTTGGCTTCCGACTGCGCACAGCAGTTGTTGGCCAAGGGAATCGGCACGGTGCTGGCCACGCTGGGCGCCAAGGGCGCACTGCTGGTTGCCGAAGAAGGTATCTGGCATGGCTCCCATACTCCGATTACCCCGCGCAGCACGGTGGGAGCTGGCGATTCCTCGCTGGCCGGCTACCTGCTGGCAGATGTTGCAGGGGCCAGTGCCCCTGAACGGTTGAAAAACGCCGTCGCCTATGGGGCTGCAGCAACGCAGCTGCCAGGCTCCACCATCCCCACAGAATCTGATCTCACCGTTGACGCCGTCACCGTCGAGAAAATTACTTCAACGCAAGGAACCGAGTCATGA
- a CDS encoding DeoR/GlpR family DNA-binding transcription regulator, which produces MFAEERHRLIVEQLEKDGKVTVAQLAERFEITRETVRRDLAQLESENFLRRVHGGAVTTTEASTREESHLVRTAIHSDAKSRIAQRALSLLPVSDASVIIDAGTTTEFLAERMLRTNASAGLVVITHALPIASVLVQSTAVTLELIGGRVRGLTGATSGAQTVEEYSRHRADIAFIGTNGLHSSFGLSTPDPLEAAVKRALVNSARRVVLLSDSSKFDQETLVRFATLDAIDTLVTDQQPGEELAAALEAADVEVVIA; this is translated from the coding sequence ATGTTCGCCGAAGAACGACACCGGCTGATCGTCGAGCAGCTTGAGAAGGACGGAAAAGTCACCGTCGCTCAGCTCGCCGAACGCTTTGAAATCACCCGGGAAACGGTCCGCCGCGACCTCGCCCAACTCGAATCAGAAAACTTCCTCCGCCGCGTCCACGGTGGAGCGGTCACCACCACCGAGGCAAGCACCCGCGAGGAAAGCCACCTGGTACGTACGGCCATTCACTCCGATGCTAAATCCCGCATCGCCCAGCGCGCACTGAGCCTGCTGCCCGTCTCGGACGCCTCGGTCATCATCGATGCCGGCACCACCACCGAATTCCTAGCAGAACGCATGCTGCGCACCAACGCCAGCGCTGGTCTGGTCGTCATCACCCACGCCCTACCCATCGCCTCCGTCTTGGTTCAAAGCACCGCGGTGACCCTGGAACTGATCGGTGGACGCGTCCGCGGACTAACCGGAGCCACCTCCGGAGCACAAACCGTCGAGGAATACTCCCGCCACCGCGCAGACATCGCTTTCATCGGCACCAACGGACTGCACTCTAGCTTCGGCCTGAGCACCCCCGATCCACTAGAAGCCGCCGTGAAACGCGCCCTGGTGAACAGCGCCCGCCGGGTCGTATTGCTCTCCGACAGCTCCAAGTTTGATCAGGAAACCCTGGTCCGCTTTGCCACCTTGGATGCCATTGACACCCTGGTGACCGATCAACAGCCTGGTGAAGAACTTGCGGCCGCCTTGGAAGCCGCCGATGTAGAAGTGGTGATCGCATGA
- a CDS encoding GNAT family N-acetyltransferase produces the protein MSIIVRRADSSDIPAIQAIGLLTWPTTYLPFTSPNYVLANLNSWWTESAVRQTIEEDVTFVACDGEQVLGAVTVGEFEGESVIWKIYVLPEAQGKRIGLMLMNTALELIGENCDARLEFVKGNEHARDFYEKAGFTFDFEEEPGDGSVTVWMRRKARATSR, from the coding sequence GTGAGCATTATCGTACGCCGAGCAGATTCATCCGACATCCCGGCAATTCAGGCTATTGGCTTATTAACTTGGCCGACAACCTACCTACCGTTCACTTCTCCAAACTATGTTCTGGCAAATTTGAATTCATGGTGGACGGAATCCGCTGTACGACAAACGATCGAAGAAGACGTGACTTTCGTAGCCTGCGATGGCGAACAGGTACTGGGCGCGGTGACCGTGGGTGAGTTTGAAGGGGAGTCCGTAATTTGGAAGATCTATGTTCTTCCTGAAGCGCAAGGCAAACGTATTGGACTCATGCTCATGAATACGGCCCTGGAATTAATTGGCGAGAACTGCGATGCGCGTCTCGAATTCGTCAAAGGTAACGAGCACGCTCGCGACTTCTATGAAAAAGCCGGGTTTACTTTTGATTTCGAAGAAGAACCCGGCGATGGCAGCGTCACCGTTTGGATGCGTCGTAAAGCTCGGGCAACATCGCGATGA